The DNA sequence CGGCCACGGCGAATATTTTATCACCAATGAAGTGGCTTACGATGTGGCCGCCCGCCTCAAATATCTCCACCAGTCGTTGCGGGAAGCTACCGACGAAATCATCAACAAAAAGCTAAAACAGCAAGGTGCCGAAGGCGGACTGATAGCCCTCGACAGCGAAGGAAATATTGCAATGCCCTTCAACACCAGCGGCATGTTTCGCGGTTATCTGCTGCCCGATTCATTGGCAAATATTTCAATTTTTAAAGATGAAACCTCTGATATAAATTAATGTGTTTGTTAAAACTCTTAAAATAGTGGCTTATACATGAGGACTTCAAGCATCAAATGCCCACGCTACCCCTCGTTCCCCTAAAGGGGAAGCCAGCCCGACATGTGCGTTGGGAACTCCCCCTTCAGGGGGTTGGGGGGTGCTAAGGGATAACTTTTTCTTGAAAGTTTAATCCAAATTGACAAAAATTAAATTAGCTATTTACACTTGAATGAATAACGAAAAGATTATACGCTGGGGAATCATCGGGTGTGGCAATGTTACCGAAGTGAAAAGTGGGCCGGCTTTCCGGTTGATCGATCATTCGGATCTTGTAGCTGTGATGCGCAGAAATGGCAAGTTAGCCGAAGATTATGCCCGCCGCCATAAGGTTAAGAAATGGTTTACCAATGCCGAAGCGCTTGTAAAAGATGAAGAGGTGGATGCCATTTATATTGCCACCCCTCCAGGCAGTCATCTGGAATACACACGGCTGGCGGCCGCACATGGCAAACCGGTGTATGTCGAAAAACCTATGGCGCGCACCTATGCCGAAAGCCAGGAGATGATAACTGTGTGTAAAGCGGCAGGAGTACCGTTGTTTGTAGCTTATTACCGGCGCGCGCTGCCACGATTTCTGGCCATCAAAAATTTGATTGACAACGGCGAAATTGGCAAGGTGCGTTTTGTAAATGTTTTAATGTATAAAAAAGCTGTGCCGGCAGCAGAAGCTGGATGGCGGGTGGTTCCGGAGATTTCAGGAGGTGGTTTATTCGTTGATCTGGCCAGCCACCAGCTCGACCTGCTGCAGTTTTATTTTGGCGACATCATTTCAGCCGACGGCTATTCGGCGCATCAGGCTGCCGATTATGCTGTCGAAGACCACGTGAGCGGTACATTCATATTTGCTTCGGGGGTACACGGCACCGGCATCTGGAATTTTGCTGCTTACGCTGATGAAGACAAAACCGAGATTGTGGGCGACCGGGGGAAGATCACTTTTGCTACTTTCGGAAATTCACCAATCGAAGTTGTAAATGGTAAAGGCAGTCGGTTATTGGATTTACCCAACATGCGGCACATCGAGCAGCCGCTCATACAAACCGTAGTTGATGAATTGCGTGGCGTTGGCCGTTGCCCCAGCACCGGAATAACTGCTGCACGCACAAACAGAGCAATGGATTTATTGCGAAGGTGAAACTTGAAAGCTCCAAA is a window from the Bacteroidales bacterium genome containing:
- a CDS encoding Gfo/Idh/MocA family oxidoreductase, with translation MNNEKIIRWGIIGCGNVTEVKSGPAFRLIDHSDLVAVMRRNGKLAEDYARRHKVKKWFTNAEALVKDEEVDAIYIATPPGSHLEYTRLAAAHGKPVYVEKPMARTYAESQEMITVCKAAGVPLFVAYYRRALPRFLAIKNLIDNGEIGKVRFVNVLMYKKAVPAAEAGWRVVPEISGGGLFVDLASHQLDLLQFYFGDIISADGYSAHQAADYAVEDHVSGTFIFASGVHGTGIWNFAAYADEDKTEIVGDRGKITFATFGNSPIEVVNGKGSRLLDLPNMRHIEQPLIQTVVDELRGVGRCPSTGITAARTNRAMDLLRR